The Halalkalibacter krulwichiae genome has a segment encoding these proteins:
- a CDS encoding peptidoglycan recognition protein family protein produces the protein MNIIDKRRSLASSSSRSYRRRARSAIRNIAIHHSATTSGSAEAFARYHVNQLGWPGIGYHYVVDRDGSISLCHDLEVVSYHVGNSNSFAVGICMVGDFRTQSLPEAQRRSTLNLTRSLMDQLNIPVENVWGHIEFPGYSWKPCPSINMQNFRSWLREEGAELSPIPAPTTTYVAGARQRTLLTRGDQGDDIRALQERLDELGFNPGPIDGIFGPQTADAVMRFQRTASVAVDGIVGPETRRALRDFEHTGEQPEHGSPTDEPDEREEMYQSETRRMLRLLSPMMRGADVQEVQQKVGAATDGIFGPETESRVREFQRREGITVDGIVGPQTWRALDRMNGSSGIRYQRLLSVQTPFIRGEDVKRVQRALNVTVDGIYGPLTERAVRNFQRREGITIDGIVGPQTWRRLFNE, from the coding sequence ATGAATATTATCGATAAACGACGTTCGTTAGCTTCGAGCAGTTCTCGGTCATATAGAAGAAGAGCTAGAAGTGCTATTAGAAACATAGCGATTCATCATAGTGCTACCACATCAGGGAGCGCAGAGGCTTTTGCTCGTTATCATGTGAATCAATTAGGTTGGCCAGGGATCGGTTATCATTATGTTGTTGACCGAGATGGTTCGATTAGTTTATGCCATGATTTAGAAGTAGTTAGTTATCACGTTGGAAATAGTAATAGCTTTGCTGTTGGTATTTGTATGGTTGGTGATTTTAGAACGCAATCACTGCCCGAGGCCCAACGCCGTTCAACTCTAAATTTAACAAGAAGTTTAATGGACCAATTAAATATACCGGTTGAAAATGTTTGGGGGCATATAGAATTTCCAGGTTATTCGTGGAAGCCGTGTCCTTCTATTAATATGCAGAATTTTCGAAGTTGGTTAAGAGAAGAGGGTGCTGAATTATCACCAATTCCAGCGCCGACGACAACATATGTTGCAGGAGCTAGGCAAAGAACTCTTTTAACACGGGGGGATCAAGGAGATGATATTCGTGCTCTTCAGGAGAGGTTAGACGAATTAGGGTTTAACCCGGGACCTATTGACGGGATATTCGGACCGCAGACGGCAGACGCGGTTATGAGGTTTCAAAGAACAGCATCGGTTGCTGTGGATGGAATTGTAGGTCCAGAAACGAGGCGAGCTCTCAGAGATTTTGAACATACTGGTGAACAGCCTGAACATGGGTCTCCAACCGATGAACCGGACGAACGAGAGGAAATGTATCAAAGTGAAACGAGAAGAATGCTTCGATTGCTTTCGCCAATGATGAGAGGGGCAGATGTACAAGAAGTGCAGCAAAAAGTCGGGGCCGCTACAGATGGTATCTTTGGTCCTGAAACAGAATCTCGTGTGAGAGAATTTCAAAGAAGAGAAGGCATAACGGTTGATGGGATTGTTGGACCACAAACATGGAGAGCGTTAGATCGCATGAATGGTTCATCTGGAATTCGTTATCAACGATTATTATCTGTTCAAACTCCTTTTATTAGAGGAGAAGATGTGAAAAGAGTTCAACGAGCTTTAAATGTAACAGTTGATGGTATTTATGGCCCCCTTACGGAAAGAGCGGTAAGAAATTTCCAAAGAAGAGAAGGTATTACTATCGATGGAATTGTTGGACCGCAAACATGGCGCCGTTTGTTCAATGAATAG
- a CDS encoding TlpA disulfide reductase family protein gives MALKLRSQMPELEGASTWLNGEVSKSDLVGDKPTLIHFWSISCGLCKEAMPNVNEFRDQYKDKLNVIAVHMPRSEKDLDLEEIKKVAAEHEITQPIFVDDEHKLTDAFENEYVPAYYVFDEEGQLRHFQAGGGGMKMLTKRVNRVLGIKE, from the coding sequence ATGGCATTAAAATTAAGATCGCAAATGCCTGAATTAGAAGGGGCTTCAACTTGGTTAAACGGAGAAGTTTCAAAAAGTGACCTTGTAGGAGATAAACCAACTTTAATTCATTTCTGGTCAATTAGTTGTGGACTATGCAAAGAGGCTATGCCGAATGTTAACGAATTTCGTGATCAATATAAAGATAAATTAAACGTTATTGCTGTTCACATGCCAAGATCTGAAAAAGATTTAGATTTAGAAGAAATTAAGAAAGTCGCAGCAGAACACGAAATTACTCAGCCGATTTTTGTTGATGATGAGCATAAGCTTACAGATGCTTTTGAAAATGAGTATGTGCCTGCATATTATGTATTTGATGAAGAAGGACAATTGCGTCATTTCCAAGCTGGCGGTGGCGGAATGAAAATGTTAACGAAACGTGTTAACCGAGTTCTTGGTATTAAAGAATAG
- a CDS encoding peroxiredoxin, with product MTDKRMVAKQAPRFEMDAVMPNKEFAKVSLEENMKNDKWTVLFFYPMDFTFVCPTEITSLSDRYDEFEDLDAEVIGVSTDTVHTHKAWINTAREDNGLGELKYPLAADTNHVVSREYGVLIEEEGVALRGLFIISPEGELMYSVVNHNNIGRDVDETLRVLQALQTGGLCPANWKPGQKTLNV from the coding sequence ATGACAGACAAGCGTATGGTTGCTAAGCAAGCACCCCGTTTTGAAATGGATGCAGTAATGCCGAACAAAGAATTTGCAAAGGTGAGCCTTGAAGAGAATATGAAGAACGACAAATGGACAGTTCTTTTCTTCTACCCAATGGATTTCACTTTCGTATGTCCAACTGAGATCACATCATTAAGTGATCGCTATGATGAGTTTGAAGATTTAGATGCTGAAGTAATTGGAGTATCTACTGACACTGTTCATACTCACAAAGCATGGATTAACACAGCTCGTGAAGACAATGGACTTGGTGAGTTAAAGTATCCACTTGCAGCTGACACAAACCATGTTGTATCACGTGAATATGGCGTTTTAATTGAAGAAGAAGGTGTTGCACTTCGTGGTCTATTTATCATCAGTCCAGAAGGAGAGTTAATGTACTCTGTTGTTAACCACAACAACATTGGACGTGATGTAGATGAGACTCTTCGTGTGCTTCAAGCTCTTCAAACTGGTGGACTTTGCCCAGCTAACTGGAAGCCAGGTCAAAAAACACTTAACGTTTAA
- a CDS encoding mechanosensitive ion channel family protein, translated as MEQWLNQYSGGEFLIGLATSIGQIIIAILAFLIAKSIGNRLISGSFSKMEQQRGMSPGRVKTLAKLTTNAFSYVLIFVFITIIISIFGLDATGLIAGAGVVGLAIGFGAQGLVSDVVTGFFLLLERQIDVGDYVTTGGVDGIVEQVGLRNTQIRGFDGTLHFVPNRAISNVSNHSRGNMRALVDMSISYDDNIDQAITVLQIACDKLALEDEAIKEGPNVVGVQSLGDSDVVIRIIAKTENMEQWAVERKLRKVLKEALDANNIEIPFPHQVYIEKKEQ; from the coding sequence ATGGAACAATGGTTAAATCAATATTCAGGAGGAGAGTTTCTCATAGGTCTAGCTACGAGTATTGGCCAAATTATAATAGCGATATTAGCTTTCTTAATAGCTAAGTCTATTGGTAATCGATTAATTAGTGGCAGCTTCTCTAAAATGGAACAACAACGAGGGATGTCACCAGGTAGAGTAAAAACACTAGCAAAGTTAACAACTAATGCCTTTTCTTATGTTTTAATTTTTGTTTTCATAACCATTATCATAAGTATTTTTGGATTAGATGCAACAGGACTTATTGCAGGTGCTGGTGTTGTTGGTTTAGCTATTGGTTTTGGTGCACAAGGACTAGTTAGTGATGTCGTGACCGGCTTTTTCCTTTTACTTGAAAGACAAATAGATGTCGGGGATTATGTTACTACTGGCGGCGTAGATGGAATTGTTGAACAAGTCGGCTTAAGAAACACGCAAATTAGAGGATTTGATGGTACTCTTCACTTTGTTCCCAACCGCGCGATTAGCAATGTTAGTAACCATTCACGAGGAAACATGCGAGCATTGGTTGATATGAGTATTTCTTACGATGATAACATAGACCAAGCGATAACAGTGTTACAAATAGCCTGCGATAAGTTAGCACTAGAAGATGAAGCAATTAAAGAAGGACCTAATGTTGTAGGTGTTCAAAGCTTGGGCGATTCCGATGTAGTCATCCGAATCATTGCAAAAACAGAGAATATGGAACAATGGGCTGTTGAACGCAAATTGCGCAAAGTATTAAAAGAAGCACTTGATGCTAACAACATCGAAATTCCATTTCCACATCAAGTATATATTGAAAAGAAGGAACAATAG
- a CDS encoding YkuS family protein: protein MPRIGVEQSLTDVQQELQSKGYEVVQLKQEQDAQGCDCCVITGQDQNVMGVQDAAIKGSVINAHGMTAQEVCQQVEQKVGQ, encoded by the coding sequence ATGCCAAGAATTGGTGTTGAGCAATCTTTAACAGATGTACAGCAAGAGTTACAATCGAAAGGGTATGAAGTAGTTCAGTTAAAACAAGAGCAAGATGCGCAAGGTTGTGACTGTTGCGTTATTACGGGACAAGACCAAAACGTTATGGGTGTACAAGATGCTGCGATTAAAGGATCAGTAATTAATGCACATGGGATGACGGCGCAAGAGGTTTGCCAACAAGTAGAACAAAAAGTAGGTCAATAA
- a CDS encoding N-acetyldiaminopimelate deacetylase: protein MFQADELIKIRRDLHQIPELGYEEVKTQRYLLKKIAKLPNQYLTVETWRTGIFVHVTGRDATRTLGYRADIDGLPILEQTSYEEFQSLHKGAMHACGHDFHMTIALGVLSYLAYNQPKYNCLFIFQPAEEGPGGAKPMLESAPFRRWKPDQMLALHIAPEYPVGTIATKVGLLFANTSELFITLKGKGGHAAYPHTANDMVVASSHLVTQLQTIVARNVNPLDAGVITIGVIKGGTKQNIIADTAVIEGTIRTRSIETMKKIKKRIESLVQGVEVGFECTITIDYGANYCQVYNDKEVTEDFIRFAEKKESVHLIICDEAMTGEDFGYFLEEIPGLMFWLGVDSQYGLHDARLEPKEEAIPLAVETIIDYLNS, encoded by the coding sequence ATGTTTCAAGCTGATGAGTTAATAAAAATAAGGCGTGATTTACACCAAATTCCTGAACTCGGGTACGAGGAAGTGAAAACACAACGTTATCTATTGAAGAAAATTGCAAAATTACCTAATCAATATTTGACTGTGGAAACATGGAGAACCGGTATTTTTGTTCATGTCACTGGTAGAGATGCAACAAGGACGTTGGGGTATAGGGCAGATATTGACGGTTTGCCTATTCTTGAACAGACGTCCTATGAAGAATTTCAGTCTCTTCATAAAGGAGCGATGCACGCCTGTGGGCATGACTTTCATATGACAATTGCCTTAGGTGTTCTCAGTTATTTGGCTTACAATCAGCCTAAATACAATTGCTTATTTATTTTTCAGCCAGCGGAAGAGGGGCCAGGAGGCGCTAAACCAATGCTAGAATCAGCTCCGTTTCGAAGGTGGAAACCAGATCAAATGCTAGCATTACATATTGCTCCTGAATATCCAGTTGGGACGATTGCCACGAAGGTGGGACTGCTTTTTGCTAACACTTCTGAACTATTTATCACGTTAAAAGGGAAGGGTGGCCATGCAGCTTATCCTCATACGGCAAATGACATGGTTGTTGCTTCAAGTCATCTCGTAACCCAATTACAAACAATTGTCGCTCGAAACGTAAACCCTTTAGATGCTGGGGTCATTACAATTGGCGTTATTAAGGGTGGAACAAAGCAAAACATTATTGCTGATACAGCGGTAATAGAAGGGACAATTCGAACTCGCTCAATTGAAACAATGAAAAAAATTAAGAAGCGAATAGAATCGCTTGTCCAAGGGGTTGAAGTTGGGTTCGAATGTACCATTACCATTGACTATGGCGCAAATTATTGTCAAGTATATAATGATAAGGAAGTTACTGAGGATTTCATCCGTTTTGCAGAAAAAAAAGAATCGGTGCATTTAATTATTTGTGATGAAGCGATGACGGGAGAAGACTTTGGTTACTTTTTAGAAGAAATTCCTGGATTAATGTTTTGGCTAGGAGTCGATAGCCAATATGGATTGCATGATGCTAGATTAGAGCCAAAGGAAGAAGCGATACCTTTGGCTGTTGAGACGATTATTGATTATTTAAACAGTTAG
- a CDS encoding aspartate aminotransferase family protein — protein sequence MSNWIERDQQAIMSTYGRLPIVIDRGEGNYLFDENGKKYLDLFTGLAVNILGHSHPAILEAMKQQAEKFLHISNYFYNKPAIVLAEKLVRNSVTGKVFFANSGAEATEAALKFVHKWSKEQSTERNGVVVFKRSFHGRTLGALKLTRQPGVYQDFPATDIPVFEVEPHNVEALEEVMVQHSPAALIVEPVLGSGGIVTLKEEYLREISNLCKKYGVLCCMDEIQTGVGRTGTFFAYQHAGIEPDVILFAKGIGGGLPLGGIIVAERYAHLFKPGDHGTTFGPSPLSAALGNAVIDELLVNGQLEKGNVVADFLHQQINNLKSKYPTQIVDVRGKGMMLGIVMNLDGSQVKEIQRQLLTDGLMVDVTQHTIIRLLPPLTLTNDEVQLFTEKLEEKIKAVVNANVSS from the coding sequence TTGTCAAACTGGATAGAGCGTGACCAACAAGCAATCATGTCTACTTACGGACGTCTTCCAATTGTAATTGATCGTGGTGAAGGCAATTATTTATTTGATGAAAATGGAAAAAAATACTTGGATTTATTTACGGGATTAGCCGTTAATATACTAGGTCATAGTCATCCGGCAATTTTAGAAGCTATGAAACAACAAGCGGAGAAATTCCTCCATATTTCTAACTATTTTTATAATAAACCAGCAATTGTTTTAGCCGAAAAGTTGGTAAGAAATTCAGTGACAGGAAAAGTTTTCTTTGCGAATTCGGGTGCAGAAGCAACTGAAGCGGCTCTGAAATTTGTGCATAAATGGTCAAAAGAACAATCGACTGAACGCAATGGCGTTGTTGTGTTTAAAAGAAGCTTCCATGGACGTACACTAGGGGCATTGAAGTTAACAAGGCAACCTGGTGTATATCAAGATTTTCCTGCAACAGACATTCCGGTCTTTGAAGTTGAACCACATAATGTTGAAGCTTTGGAAGAAGTAATGGTGCAACATTCCCCGGCAGCACTGATTGTAGAACCTGTTTTAGGTTCCGGAGGGATTGTTACTCTAAAAGAGGAATATCTTCGTGAAATTTCAAATCTATGTAAAAAATATGGCGTTCTTTGTTGCATGGATGAAATTCAAACGGGTGTAGGGCGTACCGGAACGTTTTTTGCGTATCAACATGCTGGCATTGAGCCAGATGTGATTTTATTTGCAAAAGGTATAGGTGGAGGACTTCCTCTTGGTGGAATTATCGTTGCTGAACGTTATGCCCATCTTTTTAAACCTGGTGATCACGGGACGACGTTTGGTCCTTCTCCTTTAAGTGCTGCACTAGGAAATGCTGTTATTGATGAATTACTTGTTAACGGACAGTTGGAGAAAGGAAATGTTGTGGCGGATTTCTTACATCAACAGATTAATAACCTAAAGTCCAAATATCCTACTCAAATTGTTGATGTACGAGGTAAGGGGATGATGTTAGGAATTGTGATGAATCTAGATGGATCACAAGTAAAAGAAATTCAACGTCAATTATTAACAGACGGTTTAATGGTCGATGTTACTCAACATACGATTATCCGCTTGCTACCTCCATTAACACTAACAAATGATGAAGTACAATTGTTTACAGAAAAGCTCGAAGAAAAGATTAAAGCTGTGGTGAATGCTAATGTTTCAAGCTGA
- the dapD gene encoding 2,3,4,5-tetrahydropyridine-2,6-dicarboxylate N-acetyltransferase, producing the protein MKMMDANEIIQFISKSEKKTPVKVHIKGDLEGLNFGSDTKAFITGNVGVLFGEWSVIEPILNENEAQIEDLVIENDRRNSAIPLLDMKNIKARIEPGAIIRDQVEIGDNAVIMMGASINIGAVIGEGTMIDMNVVLGGRATVGKNCHVGAGSVLAGVIEPPSAKPVVVEDDVVIGANCVVLEGVTIGKGAVVAAGAVVIEDVPANTVVAGTPARVIKEIDEKTKGKTEIKHELRRLNEDN; encoded by the coding sequence ATGAAAATGATGGATGCAAATGAGATTATTCAATTTATCTCTAAAAGTGAGAAGAAAACACCTGTAAAAGTACATATTAAGGGAGACCTTGAAGGATTAAACTTTGGTTCAGATACGAAAGCATTTATTACAGGAAACGTTGGGGTTTTATTCGGTGAATGGAGTGTTATTGAACCGATTTTAAATGAAAACGAAGCGCAAATAGAAGATCTTGTGATTGAAAACGACCGCCGTAACTCTGCTATTCCGTTATTAGATATGAAGAACATCAAAGCTCGTATTGAGCCGGGTGCAATCATCCGTGATCAAGTAGAGATCGGTGATAATGCTGTTATTATGATGGGAGCGAGCATTAACATTGGTGCGGTAATTGGTGAAGGAACAATGATTGATATGAACGTTGTCCTCGGTGGTCGTGCAACCGTAGGTAAAAATTGTCACGTTGGAGCTGGATCCGTACTAGCTGGTGTTATCGAGCCACCTTCTGCAAAACCTGTAGTGGTTGAAGATGACGTTGTCATTGGTGCTAACTGTGTTGTCTTAGAAGGTGTAACGATCGGTAAAGGGGCGGTAGTTGCTGCAGGTGCAGTTGTCATTGAAGATGTACCTGCAAATACAGTTGTAGCTGGTACACCGGCTCGTGTTATTAAAGAAATTGATGAAAAAACAAAAGGTAAAACAGAAATTAAGCATGAGCTTAGACGCTTAAATGAAGATAACTAA
- a CDS encoding AEC family transporter: MDIFIQVVFPVLLVFLIGFFVQKWKKIDIKAVSTVAIYIMTPSLVFRTFYYSEINLQALYMIIFSILLLFSLIIINKVYAKLKKYDRATESGLILSTAFMNAGNYGAPIILFAYGEEAFAYSVIFLVLQSIIMNCFGVYYAARGKAGVSIAFREVLKMPATYAVILGLLLKVFSYSVPPNLMLTVDIIAEAAIPTVMIILGMQLARIEWGNFEWGKVSYATVVRLLVSPLIAVGITFMLPLDPLIAKVLIVSAAMPSAATIVMYAVQFDAKPKLVSSTTLITTMLSIITITSLLWILG, encoded by the coding sequence ATGGATATTTTTATACAGGTTGTATTTCCAGTTTTACTTGTATTTTTAATAGGATTCTTTGTTCAGAAATGGAAAAAAATTGATATAAAGGCTGTGTCAACTGTTGCTATTTACATCATGACACCCTCGCTTGTATTTCGAACTTTCTATTACTCTGAAATTAACTTACAAGCTTTGTATATGATTATATTCTCCATTTTATTGTTGTTTAGTCTGATCATTATAAATAAAGTGTATGCGAAATTAAAAAAGTATGATCGAGCAACAGAAAGTGGGCTTATTTTATCAACGGCGTTTATGAATGCCGGGAATTACGGGGCGCCCATTATTTTATTTGCCTATGGAGAAGAAGCTTTTGCCTATTCTGTTATTTTTCTAGTGCTTCAATCAATTATTATGAATTGTTTTGGTGTGTATTATGCAGCTAGAGGAAAAGCTGGTGTTTCGATTGCATTTCGTGAAGTCTTAAAAATGCCGGCAACTTACGCTGTTATTTTAGGACTCCTTTTAAAGGTCTTTTCATACTCGGTTCCACCTAATTTAATGCTTACGGTTGATATTATAGCAGAGGCTGCGATTCCGACTGTGATGATCATTTTAGGAATGCAGTTAGCAAGGATTGAATGGGGGAATTTCGAGTGGGGGAAGGTAAGTTATGCAACAGTCGTACGATTGCTCGTTTCACCATTAATCGCGGTGGGAATTACTTTTATGCTGCCTTTAGACCCTTTAATTGCAAAAGTATTAATTGTGTCAGCTGCGATGCCTTCAGCTGCAACAATTGTTATGTATGCTGTTCAATTTGATGCAAAGCCGAAGCTCGTATCAAGTACGACTCTTATTACAACGATGCTTAGTATTATTACAATAACTTCATTGTTATGGATATTGGGGTAA
- the aceA gene encoding isocitrate lyase has protein sequence MTNESKQREARLLEEQWATNSRWSGIERPYTGEDVVRLRGSVQIEHTLARRGSEKLWKLINEENFVNALGALTGNQAVQQVKAGLKAIYLSGWQVAADANLAGQMYPDQSLYPANSVPSVVKRINQALQRADQIQHMEGEGDIDYFAPIVADAEAGFGGQLNVFELMKGMIESGASGVHFEDQLASEKKCGHLGGKVLIPTQTAIRNLTAARLAADVSGVPTIIIARTDADAADLITSDIDPADRPFITGERTPEGFYRTNPGIDQAIARGLAYAPYADLIWCETSKPSLEEAQQFADAIHAKFPGKMLAYNCSPSFNWEANLDKETIETYQVELGKMGYKFQFVTLAGFHALNHSMFELANGYKTRGMGAYSELQQAEFASESKGYTATRHQREVGTGYFDEISQVVSGGTSSTTALKGSTEEAQFQKQ, from the coding sequence ATGACAAACGAATCAAAACAAAGAGAAGCGAGATTATTAGAGGAGCAATGGGCAACTAATTCAAGATGGAGTGGCATAGAGAGACCATATACTGGGGAGGATGTAGTTCGTTTAAGAGGATCGGTTCAAATTGAACATACGCTGGCGCGGAGAGGTTCAGAAAAATTATGGAAACTAATCAATGAAGAAAATTTTGTAAATGCTTTAGGAGCACTAACAGGAAATCAAGCTGTTCAACAAGTAAAGGCTGGATTGAAAGCGATTTATTTAAGTGGATGGCAAGTTGCCGCTGATGCAAATCTAGCTGGCCAAATGTATCCTGACCAAAGTTTATATCCTGCAAATAGTGTTCCAAGCGTAGTTAAACGTATTAACCAAGCACTTCAACGTGCAGATCAAATTCAACATATGGAAGGCGAAGGAGACATTGATTATTTTGCTCCGATCGTAGCAGATGCTGAGGCTGGATTTGGTGGTCAATTAAACGTATTTGAGCTCATGAAAGGGATGATTGAATCAGGTGCTAGTGGTGTACACTTCGAAGATCAATTAGCATCTGAGAAAAAATGCGGACACCTCGGAGGTAAGGTTCTGATTCCGACGCAAACGGCTATCAGAAACCTTACTGCAGCAAGACTTGCAGCTGACGTTAGTGGTGTTCCGACAATCATTATTGCGCGTACAGATGCCGATGCAGCAGATTTAATTACAAGTGACATCGACCCGGCAGACCGACCATTCATTACCGGTGAAAGAACACCAGAAGGATTCTACAGAACAAATCCAGGTATTGATCAAGCAATCGCTAGAGGATTAGCTTACGCACCTTATGCAGATTTAATTTGGTGTGAAACTTCTAAGCCTTCACTTGAAGAAGCGCAGCAATTTGCAGATGCAATCCATGCTAAATTCCCTGGAAAGATGCTTGCTTATAACTGTTCACCATCATTTAACTGGGAAGCTAATCTTGATAAAGAAACAATTGAAACGTATCAAGTTGAACTTGGTAAAATGGGATATAAGTTCCAATTTGTTACATTGGCAGGATTCCATGCGCTTAACCACAGCATGTTTGAACTTGCTAACGGATACAAAACGAGAGGAATGGGTGCGTATTCAGAATTACAGCAAGCTGAGTTTGCTAGTGAATCGAAAGGTTATACAGCTACTCGCCATCAGCGTGAAGTAGGTACTGGTTATTTCGATGAAATTTCTCAAGTGGTTTCTGGAGGAACATCGTCTACGACAGCTCTGAAAGGTTCTACAGAGGAAGCGCAATTCCAAAAACAATAA